TGGAAGCATTTTTTTACAATGGTTTGCGAAACAACGCTTTTGATAATTTTTAACGTCTTTTCTTTGAAAAACGTTCTGCTTCAATTTTGTCTCATCAATAGCCGCGTGATATATACTAAAACCAATAATTATTACTAGCAGTTGTGCGATCCTTGTGTCTAGTATGTGTCATTCTCTAtaaatttgtatattttttattataaaatatttcaataatatatattaaatctaTCTTTTAAGATTAAATTTTCTCTAATCAAGGAAAATTAATatgaataaatattataaaataaatattttgaatattagagaaagtatttataatatttacaaatatattaattataaaaaaaattaatatgacaGAGAGAATTTTCTCATACCAATGATTAATACCAGTCAGTGGTCGTGAGATGGATGTGCCTAAGACGTGTCATTCtacataaatttatattttttttttatcaaaaaacatattttaataatGTATATTAAATCTATTTTTTaagattaaaaaaatcatgttttgggTAATACTTGATCATGTTTTGATCGATAACTCAATTGATGTTTTGGTTGCCGGGAAGCGGGGGGGGTCAATTAACGATAATACTTGACAGTGGGGAGTTAAATCATTGGTGGATAAAACTGTCCAAGCGTTGaacaaaaacaagaagaaaatgcataaactaaaaccGAATACACCACCAACAGTTGAAAATAGGAAATAGCAAATGAACTGAAGCGCTATTGCGCCAAGAAATTTTAAAGCAGCTACTATAAACAAGATCCGAATGTAGATTTCACATCAATCAGGTGCTGCAACTTTGTGATGTCAAACTTTTGAGAGGTTCAAATACTCGGCTTCGTGTTTTGAATTACATTTCTTTGTGCTTGTTTTCTTCGTTGGAAAGAAAAACAGATGCACCCGAAGTGCTGATAGATGTAGCATCTCAATATTTACAAAGGGAACAAGAGGAAAAAAAGTTAGCTAATAATGCACCCTTTCGTTATTGCCAAAGTTCAGGCTCTCCATTCCTTTCAATGCAGATTCATAACTCTGTATGTTGGGCGGGTCTTTTGAAGAAGAAAAGCGCTTGTGATCCAATCGTGTGAAGCTTGAATTTTTGTGGAGTGAGCGTGAACGGTCAGGATCTTGGCCAGAAATCTCAGGCTTGTGACCGGTTGGGACAGCAAGTCGTCTTGAAGATGAATTTTGTCGGAAAATGTTTGTGCTAGATGACTACAAAAAGAGAAGGAAAAATGAAACATTACAAGAATAGAAAACTCGTAACACACAAACTTGCACAAACCAACAATGAAGGGAACCTCAAGTCAAATTCCCAACACCCTATAACTGATCAACTCTTCTGATACTTAAACATTTAAGTTCATCGATCAAGGACATCATCACACAGTTGCCAGTTGCCatggtattatatatatatatatatatatatatatatattagagtCACGTCGCAAAGTGAGAGTAAAAGGACAGGAAAAAAATCTCCGAAGTCCAGTTGAGTTTGGATCGAGTAATTTGGATTTGGGGGAGCAATCTGACGCATGGATTTCAAATTACTCCATTTTGGGGGAATTTGAGATCCACTTCATTgataaataaacaaatttacAACGGGAGGGAaggaatttcaaatccattgaaTCAAAAAGCATCCAAACGAGTATGAttgatttatataataaattcaaatcctTTCATTTCAAATCTTTAATCCCAATACACCTTAGGGGAAGCCAGCTCAGGCTCAAGATAGTGAACATATTCATGGAAAAACAAATTATCATACTGGAAAGTTGTCAGCTGAGCATGTGAACCCAAACTCAAACTCGACTTCGAGGTTCGGTACTTTGCATTCAGGTTTTTTTTGAGTCAAGTTTGAGTTTTTGATATGTCACAAGCTCAACTCATTCACAAACGAGGGGGAGAGAGGAAAGTGGTGAGGGGGAGGTGCTTAGAAGAGTTCTTACTTCTTTACCCATGGCTGAGTCACTAGTTACTGGGTCTTTCTGTCTAGATAAGCTTCCAGAATCCAAAAAGTTTCTGCCACGAGTAGTATTTGCAGACCAACCAAGGGTCTTCCCTTCTTCACCACCTGCAAAAATTAGCGGTACCATTACAAATATTCACGTAAAAAAGATAGCTAGATTATCAATGGCACAGAAAAAAGGCTAAACTCTCTCCAGAACAAATTACTAGTTCCACACCAAGTAGCTAATTATCACAAggcaaaacaaaaaaaatgcaCAAGAATCACCTGATGGCCTATCAATATTAGTGTGGCGCACCCCCGAACTTGTTCCTGCAGTGGGGTcctatccaaaaaaaaaatcaaatagcTTGTATTTGAGGCAACAGAGGATAATCTAAAACTATAATAAACTACGATGTTGCTTACAAGGGCCCCAAAGGGAGAATTGGTGAGCTGGGATTGTTGAAAGTTCAAAATTGTCCAGTCATAAACATAATCAAATTGAAAACCTGGAGGAAGAAGCAAGCATCGATGGATGAAGAAGCTAAATAGGTAACACTTGAATTCCAATAGCAGGTAATATTGGAGTGCAAGGATACACAATCAAACCTTCGCGGATAAAAAGGTCACGGAAAATTCTCTTTAAATAGGTATAATCTGGTTTATCATCGAATCTAAGAGAACGGCAATAATGGAAGTAAGACGCAAACTCAGCAGGATAACTGCGGCATAAAGTCTGAAAAGAGTGTTTTAAAGTCATGGAGGATTACCAGGAGAGAGGATAAGAAATGTCAAATTGTCAATTACCTCAATGGAGGTTGAAACTTTCTTTTCGCAAATTCTCTCGTACTTCTGTTTCTTGGTTCCGGCCTTCAGCCCCTGCCAAGGAAGACTGCATATTGCCCAGACAAACAAACATGTTGATGAGTTTCAAAGTAAGAGAAATTGGACATTTCAGATCGAGGTATACCTTCCCCTTAAGAAGTACATGAAAACATATCCAAGTGATTCCAGATCATCCCTGCGACTTTGTTCTATGTATTGGCAAATGCGGTAGAACAAATCAAGTATAAACTTAATGCTCATCCACAAACCCTCAAATATAAAAGGTTTCCAGCAAAAAGGGACCAAAAACTTGACTAGTGGTGCATACCAATGCCAAGATGCGTATTCATGCTCGCGTATCTGGCTGTTCcagtcaaatttttattttccctgCATCATGTATATGCCATATGATTAAGCAAAATGGAAACCATAAGCACTTACCAAATATATAAAGAAGAATAATTCTACACAAATAATCTTTCAAAAGAGACAGCACAGAGTTTCCATATATACAATATCTCACCTATACGGAATGTGCTGCTGTGTTGATGAATCCCTATATTTCTTGGCAAGCCCAAAATCAATTGCGTAAACCTGCATGTGATTGATGGAGTGATGGATTTTGGAAGATCATGGAAAGCCAATAAAAGCCggcaaaaataagaaaatttaacTTAGTGATGGATCACCTGATTTGCACGCTTTCCCAAACCCATTAAAAAGTTGTCGGGCTTGATATCCCGATGCAGGAAAGACTTAGAGTGAATAAACTCAACACGAGTAATCTGAAAATGAAGCAATACTCACAAATCATCAAGAACCTTAATATAAAGCAAGTAAACAAAATGTCATACCATTTTATCCGCCAGCATCAACACTGTCTTAAGTGAAAGCTTCCTACTACAGAAGTTAAACAAGTCTTCAAGACTAGGTCCCAATAAATCCATAACAAGAACATTATAGTCTCCCTCTACTCCGAACCATCTGACATTTGGAATTCCAgctacaaaatttaaaatcCAACAGCAAgtgcataaaaaatattaagatGCAAAAATAAAAAGTTTCCAACAACTAAAACATAAAAAGGATCATTACTTCCTCCTTGAAGTAATTTGTACAACTTTGACTCATACATTAACTGGGGATGTTTAGTCTTGACATTTTCCTGAAATAAATGACAGCaaacttgattttattttatggtaAAGCAAACGATAACGTTTTACTAAAGCCCAAAGAAAACAAAATTTGCAAAATGCAGCTGAAAATGCATTTTCTCTAGGTTTGACAAGATACCCAAAAAAGATAAATCCATGAGCACTTATATCTCGTTTCGCTCGATGTCACAAAGCATCTGGACTTGTATCACAGAACATCAGGACCAAAAGACAAGACTCGATCCCCTTTCATAAAGCCAGAATACTCGGAATAGTGCCTTTTAACTCTTTACGGTAAGGAAACATTTTCATCCGACAATAAGTTTTGTCAGTTATAAAGCAAACATTACTTTAAAAAACTCTAACATAGCTATCACTCAACAACTGGCCGATTTTTCCTTGACATGAACTCTTGTGGTTAATGGATTTTTATATCTTTATTTCTTCGTTGTATGTAAAGAAAGCCATAATTCTTCCTTCGGTGATCAATTACTTCGGAGAAACCAACACACCAAATTACATGTAAACAAATGTCATACTTATGACAAGAACCGAAGCACAATAACCATTCAAAGAATAATATCAATGATTAAAAATAATCTAATAAAGCAAGCTTCCAATCACTCACAAGCTTAATCGCAACCTCTTCATTGGTCTGAATGTTAGTTCCTGAAAAGCATAAcagattaaaataaattatattaaattaataaaagcAAAAAATCCATATAATTCAAACGACGAAAAATAACATCTAGACATACCTAAATAGATCTCTCCAAACGAGCCACTCCCAATTTTCCGGCCCAGCCGAAATTTATTCCCCACACGCGGTTCCATTGCAATTCAAAAATCGAAATAAACCCTAATTACAAGAATTTACCCTATtcgaaaaattaaattaaattctgAAAATTTCCAGGTTCCCGGAGAGAGGAACTGGCCTGGTATTGCGATATTTTATATGACGCAATCAAATACGATTCATCGGTATCTTCCTCTGTCATCGCGCTTTGATCTAATCGTCCAACGCGGAAGTAAACTCGCCTTTAGGTTGCAATAATTTAACATTGTCTCGTGTCTTTATTAATactagtgtgtgtgtgtattgaatTACAAAATAATGACGTCATGGGTCTGTGAAATGATGGGAACATATGAAAATGCTATtttttatggtaaaaatttacttattattgtaaaaaaaaaatactacttattcaataattttttgaaaaaatcgaATAAACTAATCACAAATCATGcaattttgaattttcatttaaatttaatggttttaaaaatacatataaattaatttcaacCCAAAGAAGTTATAATAAAGCTAAATAAATAAGTAAATAACTAGATGTAGAGTTCCAATTTTGTCGAGTAAGGGTGATAAAAATGATTAATAAACTTAATAATTCATATATTATGTGTCTTATTTTTAAACTTGCGATCTACATAAATGAAACAATATAGGATATATTTAAActagaatttttaaaaaaagaacaaattaatttaaattgaatATTGTACATACAATACAACCACCTCGATTCTCCCCGAACACATTCCCCGcaatttgataataaaaaaaaatgaatcaaTAAAATGCCAAAAAAGGAGCCACATACAAACCGCCCTATCAAGAATTAGAAAACCATGTTAAATGGTCAAGTCTGTTGGGACATTACAACATTTTTACTTTGAGATGAATACTTATTATTCAATCTCCCTCTCAACTGCCTTATTTTTGCATCAACTCTTGCAGTGAATCCAATCTTGGTCGTCTGTCGTGCTTTGGACCGTTCTCTCCTCCACATATGTCGATCCTTGATGTCTCTCTTGTAGTACTTGATCTCTTGGATCACGTGATGATCCAATGGATTGAATGATCTTTGGAATGAAATGTGAGCAAGGTATGGAAGATTACAAGCCACTGTTACCAAGAGGGTGGCACACCAATATATAGGGGCGGGAGCCAAGACTTCAAAGAGGATTCTAAAGGCATTTACGTTGAGCGATAGCTGTAGTTCACCGTATATTAAAAGGAAAAGGTACCAAGAAGCAATGCTGCCCCAAACAAGAAAGTGTTGTATCCAAGTGAAATGGCTCATTGTCAGAGCGATTTGACAGTTAACAGCCCAAATGACGCATGTAAACATGACTGTACCTACGGCAATCATATCTGCTGTCTGGCCTCCAGGCCGAAAAGCTTGGTCATGGAAGATGATGATGTTCAGGAAAAAAATGATGAGAGATGTGTATAGACCATTTGCCATCCACCCAAATATTCTGTACCAgtcgaaaaataaatttttcggCCCTTGCTGATATAAAGCTGGAAACTGCATTATGAGTAGCAGTTTGATTCAGTACCATGTGTTAGGCCATAAGGATGTACATCATTGTAGCAAAAGCTTTGGCTTATATAAACAGCCACACAGAACAATACCAACAAATGttacaacccaacatcatatgAAACGGTTAGAAAAGTGTGGTGGAAAGACTAACCTGCAAGCACACTTCTGAATCTACATCCTGTTCAAACACTCCAAGCGAAATGACAGGCAAGGAAGTTAGAACAACATTGAAAA
The Primulina tabacum isolate GXHZ01 chromosome 9, ASM2559414v2, whole genome shotgun sequence DNA segment above includes these coding regions:
- the LOC142556010 gene encoding casein kinase 1-like protein 2, whose amino-acid sequence is MEPRVGNKFRLGRKIGSGSFGEIYLGTNIQTNEEVAIKLENVKTKHPQLMYESKLYKLLQGGTGIPNVRWFGVEGDYNVLVMDLLGPSLEDLFNFCSRKLSLKTVLMLADKMITRVEFIHSKSFLHRDIKPDNFLMGLGKRANQVYAIDFGLAKKYRDSSTQQHIPYRENKNLTGTARYASMNTHLGIEQSRRDDLESLGYVFMYFLRGSLPWQGLKAGTKKQKYERICEKKVSTSIETLCRSYPAEFASYFHYCRSLRFDDKPDYTYLKRIFRDLFIREGFQFDYVYDWTILNFQQSQLTNSPFGALDPTAGTSSGVRHTNIDRPSGGEEGKTLGWSANTTRGRNFLDSGSLSRQKDPVTSDSAMGKESSSTNIFRQNSSSRRLAVPTGHKPEISGQDPDRSRSLHKNSSFTRLDHKRFSSSKDPPNIQSYESALKGMESLNFGNNERVHY